The DNA region AGGAAGGGGTGTATATGATTGGGCAAGAGCAGCGTCAAGATCAGTGCTGAAGCCACGGCGCTGCCATCCTGAAAAACGGCCCCGGGAATTGTCCGGCCTGAAACATGGCTTATCAGCAGTTCTGCCATCAGAGCGCCGAGTACCGCAAAAAGGGCAATGAACATCGAAGAAAACCCATCGGTCAGGGATGATTGCAAGATGGTGAACCCCGCACAAATACTAACCAGCCACATCCGGGCGGAGGTGGAACGGGCCAGGTTTATCTGGGGTTTCTGAAAAGGCTGGGGGAATAAACTCCGGAACCAGGGCGTGATTTTAGACATCAGTGGCCCCTCCGGGAGCTGTTTTCCGTTACTTGCAACGTAGTCTCCCGCGCTACTTGCAACGTAGTTTCCCGCGCTACTTGCAACGAAGTTTCCCGCGCAAATTGCAACGAAGTTTCCCGCGCAGCATTGGTGATCACCGTACTCAGGGGCAGCCGTGAAGGGCAAACCAGTTCACAACAGCCGCAGCCGTGACATTTACCCGCCGACGACTCCAGTAGTTTTACCGGATCAGAAGAAGGAAAACGGACAGATATTTCATCCTGATCATCTTTCATCTCCAGGGAAACCCCGACGGCCTTAAAAAGTTCCTCCGGGTCCAAGCCCACAGGGCACACGGCCCGGCATTCCCCGCAGCTGATACAGCTCCCTGAGCGGCTTCCCCCTGTCTGGCCTTCCAGCAGGGCAAATATGGCGTAGCTGGTTTTGATAACCGGCTCATCCAGGTCCGTCACGGTGCGGCCCAACAGGGGGGAGCCTGAGGCTATCCGTTTCGGTTTGTCAATAAAGCCGCCGCATTCGTCAAAGAGTTCCCCCATACGGGTGCCGATTCGTACCTTCATCACCTGGGGATGGACCACTGCGGATCCGCCTACTGCAATATACCGGTCCAGAATGGGTTTTTTCAGTTTGACCGCATCGTAAATCGCCGCCAGGGTAGCCGGCCCCAGGGGCAGGATGGAACCCAGTTCAAAATTTTCTTTCTTGGCATACATGCGGAGAACCATTTCTAGTTCCCGCCGGTTTCGTTGGGGATACCGGGAACCCACCAGGGCAACCGATGCGGGGATATCATAGGAAGCCGCTTCCGCAAGGAACAATTCCCCCAGTTCCCGTTCCTTCCGGGAAATCGCATAAATGATGCGATCCGCCTTTCCCGCCTTGCCCGCAATGACGCTGCCCTCCACCACTACCTTGAGCCGTTCCTTGCAGAGCACATAATCTGCCGCAAGCCAAGGATCATCAAATACGCAGTTGACCACCAGGGCATGGGGCTCCTCCAGGGCGCAAAAAACTGACAGGAGTTCCGACACCGAAAGGCCGGACCCTTCCATCTCCACCACCCCATATTCTGCAATAAGCCCCTGGAGTTCCCGGGGGGACAGGCCTTCCCAGGGATACTCCTCCTCCCGGCGGCCCAGTTTATCAAAGGCCCCTTCCAGGCGTATTACCAGGGCGTCATTGGGGTACCCTTCGAGCATATCCCAGGAAACGGTACGCACCACCCTACCCGGCACGGTGGCGTGGACATTTGCCAAACCCGCTCCCCCCTGGCCGATAAGCATCCCCTCTTTAACCAAATCCCCGCTTTTCACCACCGGTACAGCCCGGCCTCCGGAAGAAACTACACCGGAAGTTCCGGTTTGCTGAACCAGGGGTATGATGGACAGGGCCGGCAGAAAGGCGGTTACACTGGCATCCCGGGAAGGGGCAAAGGGATCCTCATAATGAATCCCCCCCCGGGGGAATGAATAGACTCGTTGTTTTCCTATCATGCGGCGATCCGTTTATCCATATATTTTGAAAGTTTACCCCTTGTACTATGCCCCCGCCGGTCCCAAAAAATCAGGGGAATGCAGAGGCCCAGGCCAATCAGGGCTGAAAACAGATCCCCATGACCGGATCCTCCTGGGACACCCCCGGCAGGAGAAACCATTCCACCATCAGTATAGGAGTAATGGTCAAGAAAATCTATCAGTCCCTCCAGGGGGAAGGGGGGAATCGCGTCCACCGAAGAAGCCACAGTTTCGCCGAAAACAAGAGTTTCGGGAAGACCGGCGATGAGCCCGTCCGTCCCAAGGGAATAGCGCCCATACCCGGAGCCCTGGCCCGGAGCTGTATTATACAGGGGGAGGAAGGAGAATTGGCTTTGAAACTCCCCATGCTTCCGGTAAATCTCGGCATTGATATTCCGCCGAGTATCCCAATCCCTTCCCCGCCCCAGGCTTGTACCAGCCGACGAGGCATTGAAAAGGGGCCCCAAAAACAGCAAGGCCAGGGAAGCCAGGGCAAAGGGGAACAGTATTCGGGAATATAATGGCGGTTTAAGGGCAATATCCGTAATCTGAACCGGAAGAAACCGTATGTGTCCCTGGTTTGCCCCGCGATTCGATTCGCTCCAGAGGGAAAGCCCCAGGAGGAACAGGAAAAAAACTGTTTCAAGAAGAAAAATGAGAGGCCCAAGCCCCCCTAAAATGGCAATAGCCCCGCAGGCCCCCAGGAATACCGCACCAAGTACCCAGAAATCCCTAAAGTAATTGAATAATTTCCTGAGGGAGGCCGGGCTGGAACCCCCCTGCGCGGGAAACTCCGTTGCAAGTGGCGCGGGGAACTTGCCGACTGAAGTCGGGCCGACTTCAGTCGGCGTTGCAAGTGCCGCCTTTTCATAACGCCGGGAGATAAAATATTCCCGAACCGGTTCCCCCAGCAGCCGTGAAAGTGCGGCCTGGGCTGCAATGAGGGCAAACCCAGGAACCCCCATCCCCGCCAGGACTGCCCAGAGGGGGAGGAAAAGGGCGGTAATCAGGGGAGCCGCCGAAAAGAACAGGGTAATGGCCGCAGCAACCAGGAAAAGAAGGGCCGGTAACAATAGGGAGCGGGGGGCTGTAAGGACTTCAAGGGAAAAGGGGATGTTTTTTAAAGCCGCCCCGACCCGGTCCTCCATACCCAGTCTGAGGGGGATAAAGAGCCGCCGTTTCCCCCGGGAAACAAAAAAGGAACGAAGCTTTTCCGCATACCCGTCATCCCGGGGATCAAAGGGCTCCACCCGGTCCCTATAAGCTTCCAGGGGCACCTTCTCCATTTCCCCAAAATCGTCCAGCAGCACCCACTGGGTGGATTCCCCGATGGAATCCCTTACCCCCTGGCCTTCCAGCAGATCCCGGATAAGGCTGTCCGGGTAGGAAGCGTCCAGACTAAGCAGGGCATAGGCCTTTCCTGACCCCCCGATGCTTCGCGGCACTTCCCGCGTTCCGGTTAAAGCCGGCGCTGTCTGGGGCACGCCATAGTTTATGAGAAAGAACAAACCCCCAAGAATCAGAGAGACTGCCATTGAAAGTACAAGCGATTTTAGAAAAGACATGAACCGAAAAACCTACAGAAAAGCGTATGCCGCAGCAATAAATATACCCAAAAGCG from Treponema primitia ZAS-2 includes:
- a CDS encoding 4Fe-4S dicluster domain-containing protein, which translates into the protein MIGKQRVYSFPRGGIHYEDPFAPSRDASVTAFLPALSIIPLVQQTGTSGVVSSGGRAVPVVKSGDLVKEGMLIGQGGAGLANVHATVPGRVVRTVSWDMLEGYPNDALVIRLEGAFDKLGRREEEYPWEGLSPRELQGLIAEYGVVEMEGSGLSVSELLSVFCALEEPHALVVNCVFDDPWLAADYVLCKERLKVVVEGSVIAGKAGKADRIIYAISRKERELGELFLAEAASYDIPASVALVGSRYPQRNRRELEMVLRMYAKKENFELGSILPLGPATLAAIYDAVKLKKPILDRYIAVGGSAVVHPQVMKVRIGTRMGELFDECGGFIDKPKRIASGSPLLGRTVTDLDEPVIKTSYAIFALLEGQTGGSRSGSCISCGECRAVCPVGLDPEELFKAVGVSLEMKDDQDEISVRFPSSDPVKLLESSAGKCHGCGCCELVCPSRLPLSTVITNAARETSLQFARETSLQVARETTLQVARETTLQVTENSSRRGH